tgtcaaaacaaatgcactGCAGCACCCTGAAGGTGTCTGTCCTAACTCAGTTTATAAACCAACATTGAGTGTTCAGTTTTATAAATAACTCCTGTCTTTGGGGTTTCTACAACCGCTACTCTTTCGCTCAAAGCCTTTTGTTTGCGTATTTAATATCAGTAGCTAAGTGTGCTGTTTTCATACGTAAGATATCCCCCTAATATTTGGTAAATGTATTAATTATGGAACCGATCAACCACTAAATAAACCATGTACGCTGCGAAACGATAACGTTTCctctgcaataaaaaaaagcaacgcGCCTTgtacaagtaacgttagctcacaATAATGAGTCACAACGAAAATAATGTAGCTTTGGAACATCCACTAAATTATAAGTTAATGTTTGTCAACGTTAGTTAGCATATTAAGAGGAAAATATGTTATGAATAGAGTCGAGTATTGTTACGGTACAACAGCATTTCAAGGCCAGGGACTATGATATAGTCAGACTGCCTTGTTGCCGTAATGTTGACCGTGGCTAAACTAGTTAGCTGCTAGCTGGTGTGCACATCTCGCTAGCGACAACACTGGCTAGCGTAaccgagctaacgttagcagcagCAATCTCAGTGACAGAGGGCGGACAGATAGTAACGTTGCACTGAACAAAACACCCGGCTAACTACCGTTATATCGTTATAAGTATCCCGACCTCAATCATACAACCAAGGGGAGTCATGCTGCCGGGGAATTGAGCCTAGCAAACGAGCTAGTATTTCACTAGCTAACCATTTTGCACCGCAGGACCAGGTCAACCAGCGCTGTGAATCAGACACGGCTGCCGAGAACACAGGCGACCAAGGCGGGCTGCGCTCCGCTTATTAGCGCTGGAAACCGGGCTACTCCGCGAATACATCCTGGGTTATACCTCGTTGTTCGCAGCAGCACCTGAAATATTCCgatattttaatgaaaaaaaattagCTTACTTATGCATTATCTTACCTGTTATGGTGAATTGTGATCAATCGTGTCCTCCTCTGCAGCTCTCTTCCCCCTCCTAGCTCCAAAATGGCGCCAATATGTGTAGATTCAGTGCCCATGGGTACAAACCATCAATGGGCGTGTAGCGCCACCTATAGAGCGAATGCATGTAGGCCTTCAAGTGGTTCCCATATTATGCTTAAGGCCTACTTAATGTAAATTATTACAAATTCATATATTTTTAAGATTTAAGATTATTGAAAATCCAAACACACGTTTTAATTAGGACAGTATCTAAGCTATTAGTGTGTTAGACAGTTTTCCCTGTAAAGATTATTCTGACACTAATAGTTGAAAAACATATCTAGCTATTACAGATAATGGGCAATTTGATTTTGAGGGAGaataacattgttttgttttttcatagcACGTAGAGCGGGGTTTGTTTACCCAATGCTGCTCAGTGGTtaattgtaatatatatatatatatatatatatatatatatatatatatatatttaaaaaaagcattagttcctttgaaaaactgaaacagGCGTACAGAGGATATGTTAAACCGCACCAACAGTGTTTGAAATGAGGTAGCCTATTTGTTTGTGCGAAAATGATCTAATAAATTAGACAGGGTCGCAACAAACATAATGCTCTAATTAGGGTGACATTCATGTTTCTTCCGAGTAAACCCTATTTACAATCCATTTAGCTGCTTGTCAATAGTGCTATTCATATTCTAAAGATGTCCCTGTCTATTTAAAGAGTATTTTCTCAAGTCAGTGTGCCTCTTTTCATACAGCGTTTTCTCAGATGCTCTGAGCCTTTCACGTTTCCCTTTCCTTGCCCTGCTAAGCTACTCATTTAAATGACACTTTCCCATTCAAGAACATCTGTGCCTCTTGTAGCCTAAACTATAGGTGCATTTATTTTGGTTAGCCTACACTTGTCATTAACGGAGCTAATTGCTGATTTCCTTGATTCTTCTGAGAAATCGACATGGTTTTAAGCCACAATAAAGAACTTGCCATACTGGTTTACAGAACATCGATCAACTTGCTTCTGCGTCTCTGGCCAACATGAGCTAGAGGGGGACTTCCAATATGTTTCAGATTTGCATCCCTCAAATAAAGCACTATACTGCAGAAAATTAGAAATACACTGATAGTCAATCAGAGAGTAATAAGTGTGAAAGGTTATCTTGAAAGCATATTTAATAAAAGTTGTTTGCGGTGCACGCCTACAGATTAGTGGGCACATTACCTCTGTTTTCAGTAGTAGGCTAAACGTTTGCTGCTGAAAGAGTTTAACTAGGCTAAATAACAGTGGATTTATATTTTCAGGCTGAAAAATTGCTTTGCTTGAAATTAATTACAGCCTAGGCCTAGCTACATTTGGCTATTTGATCTAACATTTAAGACTAATTaatattcattatttaaaatgaaCCACAGAATTTAGAACTATGCTGGTTGGTTGTTTTCTAACACAACATTTGTAAACCAATAGCTGAAGAATCCTAAATATGTTTGAATATGGCAGCCCAATAGGAGGATGTAGGCCTATAGCCTACGGCCTGTTCTCAATCAACCAATTAGTGCTGCAAGAAGGCAACTGTTTAAATCCAAGCAGGACGAACTTGGACTGGTTTCATGGCTCCAGGATGGAGGGGTTCCTGTCCACGCTTCCACCGTACAATGTCTGCGCTAACCCGATGTGGGCTCCCCCAGCTCAGGACAGCGGCTGGGGAAAGACAGAGGGCCGCTTCATGACCCCCCAAGGACTCAACTACCTGGATCTCTGCAAGGCCATCCTGTCCCAGGTCAACCCCAGTTTACCCCCTCGACTCAAGAAAGCGAACACCAAAGAGTGCGGCGTGCAAGTAAACGCCAAAGTGGATAAAATCGTGCAGTGCTCGCTGGGTCCCAAAACACTGTTCTGCTTGGAGGGCGATCATGCCGTGTACTCAAAGTCCCCCAAGAGCCCGGAGGTGTTCAAACCGGAAGGGAAGGCGCTGTACAACACGCCACCAATGAGCAGCATGCGTTTCATGAGGCCCGTTTCCATCTACTCGCCGTTGTTTGACCGCAGGATCTTCAAGAAGAAACTCCGTGATGACGATGGAAGTGGAGGAGAAGCCGAAGCCGCCGAACAAGCCGAGTCTGACAAGCATGATGAAACTGATCACAGTGGAGAGGACACAGTGAAGGATTTCAACCCAACTTTCCACAGGTCTTCAAAGGGGTCCAG
This genomic interval from Perca flavescens isolate YP-PL-M2 chromosome 13, PFLA_1.0, whole genome shotgun sequence contains the following:
- the zar1l gene encoding protein ZAR1-like — its product is MEGFLSTLPPYNVCANPMWAPPAQDSGWGKTEGRFMTPQGLNYLDLCKAILSQVNPSLPPRLKKANTKECGVQVNAKVDKIVQCSLGPKTLFCLEGDHAVYSKSPKSPEVFKPEGKALYNTPPMSSMRFMRPVSIYSPLFDRRIFKKKLRDDDGSGGEAEAAEQAESDKHDETDHSGEDTVKDFNPTFHRSSKGSSFQFLEQRYGFFHCKKCNIRWESAYVWCISGTSKVYYKQLCRKCQVGFNPYRVESILCKGCSQTCCSCEKKQRHINMKRPHRQDLCCRCKGMRLSCDATYSFKYIV